The following coding sequences lie in one Synechococcus sp. PCC 7336 genomic window:
- a CDS encoding DUF2892 domain-containing protein gives MIANVGGLDRVLRLMFATGMGYLGLAVYSGTMLGIGLDAIAVLALLTAVFGICPLYSLLGIRTNPSNRSQDNV, from the coding sequence ATGATTGCTAATGTGGGTGGTTTAGATCGCGTCTTGCGCCTGATGTTTGCTACCGGAATGGGATATCTCGGGCTGGCAGTCTATAGCGGCACGATGCTGGGTATTGGCTTAGATGCGATCGCTGTCTTAGCGCTATTAACCGCTGTATTTGGCATCTGTCCGCTCTATAGCTTGTTGGGGATTCGTACAAATCCATCCAATCGCTCTCAAGACAATGTCTAA
- the lpdA gene encoding dihydrolipoyl dehydrogenase, which produces MSQTSDYDLIVVGAGVGGHAAALHAVACGLETAIVEAAEMGGTCINRGCIPSKALLAAAGRLREIREADKLGISVGQVSFDRAAIAEHANAVVSKIRDDMTQSLQKAKVDIIRGVGKLLAATTVEVTSPEGETSTYTAKDVIIATGSTPFVPPGIETDGKTVFTSDESVRLESLPEKLAIVGSGYIGLEFADVYTALGCKVVVLEALDKLMPAFDPDIARLAQRVLIKGRDIEALAGVLAKKVTPGSPVSIELSTGDSLEVDACLVATGRIPVTRELGLDALGIDTGKRGFVPVNDRLQTDLPHLWAIGDATGKMMLAHVASAQGIAVVNTICDRPSEVDYRSVPAAVFTHPEMGFVGLTEPQAKEAGYKVGTVRTYFGGNSKAIAAGETDGMVKLVYDKPTGELLGTHIFGPHAADLIHEASQAIAKRDTVQHLATLIHTHPTLAETLGEAYHRAAGV; this is translated from the coding sequence ATGAGTCAGACTTCAGATTACGACTTGATTGTGGTTGGTGCGGGCGTGGGCGGCCATGCGGCAGCGCTGCACGCAGTCGCCTGCGGCCTCGAGACCGCGATTGTCGAGGCGGCGGAGATGGGGGGCACCTGCATCAATCGCGGCTGCATTCCCTCTAAGGCTCTGCTGGCGGCGGCAGGGCGACTGCGGGAGATTCGCGAGGCAGACAAACTGGGAATTTCGGTGGGTCAGGTGTCGTTCGATCGCGCTGCCATTGCCGAGCACGCTAACGCGGTTGTCAGCAAAATTCGCGACGATATGACCCAATCGCTGCAAAAAGCCAAAGTAGACATCATTCGAGGGGTCGGCAAGCTCCTCGCCGCCACAACCGTCGAGGTCACCTCGCCGGAGGGAGAGACCTCTACCTACACGGCCAAAGACGTCATTATCGCCACAGGCTCGACCCCCTTCGTCCCCCCCGGGATCGAAACCGATGGCAAAACCGTCTTCACCAGTGACGAATCAGTCCGCTTGGAAAGTTTGCCTGAAAAATTGGCGATTGTTGGCAGTGGCTATATCGGCCTGGAATTTGCCGATGTGTATACCGCGCTGGGCTGCAAGGTGGTCGTGCTGGAGGCTTTGGATAAGCTCATGCCTGCCTTCGATCCCGATATTGCCCGCTTGGCCCAGCGGGTGCTGATTAAGGGACGCGACATTGAAGCGCTGGCGGGGGTTTTAGCCAAGAAAGTGACGCCGGGTTCTCCGGTCTCGATCGAGCTGTCCACAGGCGACAGTCTGGAGGTAGATGCTTGCCTGGTGGCCACTGGGCGCATTCCGGTTACCCGAGAGTTGGGGCTGGATGCCTTGGGGATCGATACCGGCAAGCGAGGCTTTGTTCCTGTCAACGATCGCCTGCAGACAGATTTACCTCACCTGTGGGCGATTGGAGATGCCACCGGCAAGATGATGCTGGCCCACGTTGCCTCTGCTCAAGGGATTGCAGTCGTCAATACCATTTGCGATCGCCCTTCCGAGGTGGACTATCGCAGTGTTCCGGCGGCAGTGTTCACCCATCCCGAAATGGGGTTTGTGGGGTTGACCGAACCGCAGGCCAAAGAAGCGGGGTACAAGGTGGGTACCGTCAGAACCTACTTTGGCGGCAACTCCAAGGCGATCGCGGCGGGCGAAACCGACGGTATGGTCAAACTGGTCTACGACAAGCCCACTGGCGAGTTACTGGGAACCCACATCTTCGGTCCCCACGCTGCCGACCTGATTCACGAAGCCTCTCAGGCGATCGCCAAGCGAGACACCGTCCAACACCTGGCCACCCTGATTCACACCCACCCTACCCTGGCAGAGACGCTAGGAGAGGCCTACCACCGTGCTGCCGGAGTATGA
- a CDS encoding SH3 domain-containing protein yields MKHPPRTNPLPPHSDVRQRPRRPVPQPPRRHLARNLPWVGLIVWGTIFGALGAVSWQVWRWTAPMFDAPPLPPFAEGNPPRLSAPAPTEPPAEEAETPAIAEATPQRPDSVPGSLEEGSRGRVVEPIGLALRAEPNVEGAYLGGIAFDETVTILELSGDGRWQRVRRNLNGQEGWVKAGNITAVQ; encoded by the coding sequence ATGAAACACCCCCCCCGCACCAATCCCCTGCCTCCTCACTCTGACGTGCGGCAGCGGCCCCGCCGTCCCGTGCCACAGCCCCCTCGCCGCCATCTGGCGCGTAACTTGCCTTGGGTTGGACTGATCGTTTGGGGAACCATCTTTGGGGCACTGGGGGCAGTGAGCTGGCAGGTGTGGCGCTGGACAGCGCCGATGTTCGATGCACCGCCATTACCCCCCTTTGCGGAGGGAAATCCGCCGCGATTGTCGGCACCGGCTCCGACCGAACCACCGGCTGAGGAGGCCGAAACTCCCGCCATCGCCGAAGCAACGCCGCAACGGCCCGACTCGGTGCCCGGTAGCTTGGAGGAGGGCTCTCGAGGTCGCGTTGTCGAGCCGATTGGGTTGGCGCTGCGGGCGGAGCCGAATGTGGAGGGTGCTTATTTGGGGGGAATTGCATTTGATGAAACGGTAACTATCTTAGAACTGAGTGGGGATGGTCGCTGGCAGCGGGTACGGCGGAATTTGAACGGCCAAGAGGGTTGGGTCAAGGCCGGAAATATTACTGCAGTGCAGTAG
- the tilS gene encoding tRNA lysidine(34) synthetase TilS, with translation MVNLSELHVRVHKSIRQRNSIPHGANLLLAVSGGQDSFCLLHLMRDLSQLWNWRLFVLHCNHRWDEREADCADFVQHYVKEMDLPCEIATTPTITRDENRARQWRYRMLADWATQWNCNTVVTAHTGSDRAETFLYNLIRGSGSAGLSSLKWSRPLALDRPNSPQLVRPLLEVWRSETGAFCRERQIPVWDDPFNRDRQHPRNRIRLDVIPYLREYINPQVERALNRTASLLEAEADHIQQEASQLWPQICRIDPPRLERVSLGQASIALQRQIVRRWLAEHIKQVNFEQVESLRSLIRAPRQSKTSTLPGGWWGIVEDDWIVLRRIAEDSLL, from the coding sequence GTGGTTAATCTATCCGAGCTGCACGTGCGGGTACATAAAAGCATTCGGCAACGAAACTCGATTCCCCACGGCGCAAACCTATTGCTGGCCGTGTCGGGCGGGCAAGATTCATTCTGTCTGTTGCATCTGATGCGGGATTTGTCGCAGTTGTGGAACTGGCGTTTATTTGTGCTGCATTGCAACCATCGCTGGGACGAGCGCGAGGCAGATTGTGCCGATTTCGTGCAGCACTATGTGAAGGAGATGGATTTGCCCTGCGAGATTGCCACAACCCCCACGATTACCCGTGACGAAAATCGGGCTCGTCAGTGGCGCTACCGCATGTTGGCAGATTGGGCAACCCAGTGGAACTGCAACACGGTGGTTACTGCCCATACCGGCAGCGATCGGGCAGAAACGTTTCTGTACAATCTCATCCGGGGTAGCGGCTCCGCAGGGCTCTCCAGCTTGAAATGGAGTCGTCCCCTCGCTCTAGACCGACCGAACTCCCCTCAGCTAGTCCGCCCCCTGCTCGAAGTTTGGCGCAGTGAAACGGGAGCCTTTTGCCGAGAACGCCAGATTCCCGTGTGGGACGACCCGTTCAATCGCGATCGCCAGCATCCCCGCAATCGAATCCGCTTGGATGTCATTCCCTACCTCAGAGAATATATCAATCCGCAGGTGGAACGGGCACTCAACCGCACGGCCTCATTGCTGGAAGCAGAGGCCGATCACATCCAGCAGGAGGCATCGCAATTGTGGCCGCAGATCTGCCGAATCGATCCTCCCCGACTGGAGCGGGTATCTTTAGGGCAAGCTTCAATTGCACTCCAGCGACAGATCGTCCGTCGTTGGCTCGCCGAACACATCAAACAGGTCAATTTCGAACAGGTGGAATCCTTGCGATCGCTCATTCGGGCTCCGCGACAGAGCAAGACATCCACGTTGCCGGGCGGGTGGTGGGGGATTGTAGAAGATGATTGGATTGTATTGCGTAGAATTGCGGAGGACTCATTATTGTAA
- a CDS encoding GNAT family N-acetyltransferase, producing the protein MDIRKSTESDLNDVLHVQMQAFGKDEGPEIADLVKGLLNDPSAMPNLSLLAVSRDRVIGHILFTKARIAESEDSISAVILAPLAVIPEAQSQGVGGKLIEEGLRVLSKSGVELVFVLGHPGYYPRHAFKPAATLGFKAPYPIPEEHANAWMVRELRIGAIGSIDGRIICADSLNKPEYWRE; encoded by the coding sequence TTGGATATAAGAAAATCGACAGAATCAGATTTAAATGATGTACTGCATGTTCAAATGCAAGCATTCGGTAAGGATGAAGGGCCTGAGATTGCAGATCTAGTCAAGGGATTGTTAAACGATCCAAGTGCAATGCCAAATCTGTCTCTGCTTGCTGTTAGTCGCGATCGAGTGATTGGGCATATACTATTCACAAAAGCACGTATTGCGGAATCTGAAGATTCAATCTCAGCTGTGATACTCGCCCCACTGGCAGTTATTCCTGAAGCACAAAGTCAAGGTGTTGGTGGAAAACTAATTGAGGAGGGTTTGAGGGTATTGTCTAAGTCTGGAGTTGAGCTTGTGTTTGTACTCGGTCATCCTGGCTACTATCCACGGCATGCTTTCAAACCAGCAGCAACTCTCGGATTTAAAGCTCCTTATCCAATCCCGGAAGAGCACGCTAATGCATGGATGGTTCGAGAGCTTCGAATAGGTGCAATTGGTAGTATTGATGGAAGAATTATTTGCGCAGATTCACTAAACAAGCCTGAGTATTGGCGTGAATGA
- the cobD gene encoding threonine-phosphate decarboxylase CobD: MFRLSQLLYVSLALQARGEVLHFKTSGVAGEEMVNTSMAGYRHGGNLASAAAIAQCDPSEILDFSASLNPLGPPPAVLDAIARVTHPDRAAAIARYPDPQSRQLRQALAAAFELDPAWILAGNGAAELFTWAARDCARQGITAIPIPAFADYARALSTANAKWEAISCWDTEAGQPLSLVQQIRDRLQQPHPPTCLILTNPHNPTGQVWPVEAWLELLPQFDLAIVDEAFMDFLPDETGYSLLPWVERFPQLVVVRSLTKFYAIAGLRVGFVVGQPERLARWQQWRDPWSVNSLATVAAVAALGDRRFQQHTRAWLPEARQQLFEGLQAIAGMQPHPSSTNFLLVRSPVAVPTLQQQLLQSHRILIRDCLSFVPLGDRYFRIAIRSEDENLKFLRSLCTLLTV, from the coding sequence ATGTTTCGACTCTCGCAGCTATTGTACGTATCTCTGGCCTTGCAAGCACGGGGAGAAGTCTTGCACTTCAAGACATCGGGAGTCGCGGGAGAAGAAATGGTGAATACATCGATGGCTGGATACCGACATGGAGGCAATCTGGCATCGGCGGCGGCGATCGCCCAATGCGACCCCAGCGAAATTCTCGACTTCTCCGCCAGCCTCAATCCCCTCGGCCCCCCCCCAGCGGTGCTCGATGCGATCGCTCGAGTCACTCACCCCGATCGCGCTGCCGCGATCGCCCGCTATCCCGATCCCCAATCCCGCCAACTGCGGCAGGCCCTAGCAGCAGCTTTCGAGCTCGATCCCGCCTGGATCTTAGCCGGTAACGGAGCAGCTGAACTGTTCACTTGGGCAGCCCGCGATTGTGCTCGACAAGGGATTACGGCAATTCCCATTCCCGCTTTCGCCGATTACGCCCGCGCCCTCTCAACTGCTAACGCCAAGTGGGAAGCAATCTCCTGTTGGGATACCGAAGCCGGTCAGCCCCTGTCCCTAGTGCAGCAGATCCGCGATCGCCTGCAACAGCCCCATCCCCCCACCTGTCTCATTCTGACCAATCCCCACAACCCCACCGGACAGGTATGGCCTGTCGAAGCATGGCTGGAGCTGTTACCCCAGTTTGACTTGGCGATCGTCGATGAAGCCTTTATGGACTTCCTGCCCGACGAAACCGGGTACTCGCTCTTGCCCTGGGTGGAGCGCTTTCCGCAACTGGTGGTGGTGCGATCGCTGACGAAGTTTTATGCGATCGCGGGCTTGCGAGTGGGGTTTGTAGTGGGGCAGCCCGAGCGTTTGGCTCGCTGGCAGCAGTGGCGCGATCCCTGGAGTGTGAATAGCTTGGCTACGGTGGCGGCGGTGGCGGCATTAGGCGATCGCCGCTTTCAGCAACACACCCGAGCTTGGTTGCCCGAGGCTCGCCAGCAACTGTTCGAAGGGCTACAAGCGATTGCAGGAATGCAGCCTCACCCCAGCAGCACCAATTTTTTATTAGTCCGCTCTCCAGTAGCAGTCCCCACTCTCCAACAGCAGCTCTTACAAAGCCATCGCATCTTGATTCGCGACTGCCTCAGTTTTGTGCCCTTGGGCGATCGCTACTTTCGCATTGCCATTCGCTCTGAAGATGAGAACCTGAAGTTTCTGCGATCGCTCTGCACTCTCCTGACAGTGTGA
- a CDS encoding response regulator — protein MAATVMVVDDEPIIRETVALALDEQGYEVLEASDGRQAMEMVRQSQQLDLMILDLMLPSLNGLDVCRLLRNEGNGVPIIMLTAKDTETDRVVGLELGADDYVTKPFGMRELVARCRSILRRQQRLQAVDAATVLQFGDMWLHPQECRVKVRGNEVSFSPKEFRLLELFMRHPRRVWSREQLLDKIWGPDFIGDSKTVDVHIRWLREKLELDPSSPEYLITVRGFGYRFG, from the coding sequence ATGGCCGCAACTGTGATGGTCGTGGATGACGAGCCGATTATTCGCGAAACAGTCGCTCTAGCATTAGACGAACAAGGATACGAGGTTTTAGAGGCGAGTGACGGCCGTCAGGCTATGGAAATGGTCCGACAGTCCCAACAGCTCGATTTAATGATTTTGGATTTGATGCTGCCCAGTCTGAATGGGTTGGATGTTTGCCGACTGCTGCGCAATGAAGGGAACGGCGTTCCCATTATTATGCTGACCGCAAAAGATACCGAGACCGATCGCGTCGTCGGCCTGGAATTAGGAGCCGACGATTATGTCACCAAGCCGTTTGGCATGCGGGAGCTAGTGGCCCGCTGTCGATCTATCTTGCGCCGCCAACAGCGATTGCAGGCAGTGGATGCAGCGACGGTCTTGCAGTTTGGCGATATGTGGCTGCATCCGCAAGAATGCCGCGTTAAGGTGCGGGGTAACGAAGTCAGCTTCTCCCCCAAAGAGTTCCGCCTGCTGGAACTGTTTATGCGCCATCCCCGCCGCGTTTGGTCTCGCGAACAGCTTTTAGACAAGATCTGGGGGCCGGACTTTATCGGCGACAGCAAAACAGTAGACGTTCACATTCGCTGGTTGAGGGAGAAATTGGAGCTAGATCCCAGTTCCCCCGAATATCTCATTACTGTACGAGGGTTTGGCTATCGCTTTGGGTAA
- the petC gene encoding cytochrome b6-f complex iron-sulfur subunit, whose protein sequence is MENSLECTSPSLSRRKLLNFLTGAALATTAGAALYPVAKVFVPPVEKTGVGGAVRAKDKLGNPIPASQILIEPPGTRALVAGIAAQPTYLTLQNDGTLSDRGIVDDCTHLGCTFPWNEQAQEFQCPCHGSRYAPDGTVVRGPAGLPLKLVRVKVEGDRIWITPWMETDPRTGERPWWV, encoded by the coding sequence GTGGAAAACAGCCTCGAATGCACATCCCCTTCTTTGTCTCGGCGAAAACTACTCAATTTCCTGACTGGAGCAGCTCTAGCAACCACAGCAGGCGCGGCTCTCTATCCAGTTGCAAAGGTGTTTGTCCCACCTGTAGAAAAAACGGGAGTAGGCGGTGCTGTTCGGGCGAAGGACAAATTGGGTAATCCGATTCCTGCTTCGCAAATTCTGATTGAGCCACCCGGCACCCGAGCCCTAGTCGCTGGCATAGCTGCACAGCCAACCTACTTGACGCTGCAAAACGATGGAACATTGAGCGATCGCGGTATCGTCGACGATTGCACCCATCTGGGATGTACGTTTCCCTGGAACGAGCAAGCGCAAGAGTTTCAGTGCCCCTGTCACGGTTCTCGCTATGCGCCAGATGGCACGGTTGTCCGCGGTCCGGCAGGTCTTCCCCTCAAGCTCGTTCGCGTCAAAGTTGAGGGTGACAGGATTTGGATAACCCCTTGGATGGAAACGGACCCGCGCACTGGCGAACGTCCTTGGTGGGTCTAG
- a CDS encoding PP2C family protein-serine/threonine phosphatase, protein MSPSDRHRSRQPFSPEPEDVPETEECLAGQTVEDEQQLETPSHPFPLLDSPPVQAIAEIAPAHPESPDALRASNEALQELVVQLTRERIKAQELMSSLGFALRSFTNLNQILELIPLVASRLTEADGAALVLFEPDGSMRISRMYLNDASDCPQVRSALERAGQALAELYAATTNELPASAAETHDGEDAGGEPPPATTDLAPKMASGKQLDAQLARQLGENLQMFGTPLLSRQVVRGRLYVFSGQPNYVWDANRQTAIRLVADQTAVAIENDYLHAELRQRAKLAREVEIGSEIQTRLQPTRCPEIEGIALAARCETASPVGGDYYDFIPVPFPSKDSSIPPSERPTQYWGIAIGDVMGKGVPAGLLMMATRGVLRAEVLHDREPAQILQHLNHVTFSDLENSNRFVSLFYSEYCPASRQLHFSNAAHNPSMWWHAATGEVTPLDTEGMLIGVELGSHYTQRMVQLEPEDVVVYYTDGVTEAVNPQGDRFEESGLIEAIQMAARRYPQPEDILESLFQQVRDFRQGTVETKFVDDMTLVILKVLPQED, encoded by the coding sequence GTGTCTCCTTCCGATCGCCATCGCAGTCGCCAGCCCTTTTCCCCGGAACCAGAGGATGTCCCCGAGACAGAGGAATGTCTTGCCGGACAGACCGTCGAGGACGAGCAGCAGCTCGAGACACCCTCTCACCCTTTTCCCCTACTGGACAGTCCCCCCGTGCAGGCGATCGCCGAAATAGCTCCAGCCCATCCCGAAAGTCCCGATGCCTTGCGAGCCTCGAATGAAGCCTTGCAGGAATTAGTTGTCCAACTGACGCGAGAACGGATCAAGGCACAGGAGTTAATGAGTTCGCTGGGATTTGCCCTGCGCTCGTTTACCAATCTCAATCAGATCTTGGAGCTGATTCCCTTGGTGGCGAGCCGTTTGACAGAGGCTGATGGGGCGGCGCTGGTGCTGTTCGAACCGGATGGCAGTATGCGCATTTCTCGCATGTATTTGAATGATGCTAGTGATTGCCCGCAGGTGCGATCGGCTCTAGAGCGGGCGGGGCAGGCTCTGGCTGAGCTCTATGCCGCTACAACTAACGAGTTGCCTGCTAGTGCTGCCGAGACCCACGACGGCGAGGACGCGGGCGGGGAGCCCCCGCCCGCCACGACCGACTTGGCTCCCAAAATGGCTTCGGGGAAACAGTTGGATGCTCAACTGGCCCGTCAACTGGGGGAGAACCTGCAAATGTTTGGCACCCCTCTCTTGTCCAGACAGGTGGTGCGCGGCCGGCTTTACGTGTTTAGCGGTCAACCGAATTACGTTTGGGATGCCAATCGCCAAACAGCGATTCGACTGGTGGCAGATCAGACGGCGGTGGCGATCGAAAACGACTATTTACATGCCGAGCTGCGCCAGCGGGCCAAGCTGGCGCGAGAGGTGGAAATTGGCTCCGAAATTCAAACTCGCCTGCAGCCCACCCGCTGCCCCGAGATTGAAGGTATTGCACTTGCCGCCCGCTGCGAAACTGCCAGTCCGGTGGGGGGCGACTATTATGACTTCATTCCAGTCCCCTTTCCTTCGAAAGATTCGTCTATTCCTCCATCCGAGCGGCCCACCCAATATTGGGGCATTGCGATCGGGGATGTCATGGGTAAGGGGGTGCCTGCCGGACTGCTGATGATGGCCACTCGGGGGGTATTGCGGGCAGAGGTGCTGCACGATCGCGAGCCCGCTCAAATTCTGCAGCACCTCAACCACGTCACCTTCAGCGATCTGGAAAACTCCAATCGCTTTGTCAGCTTGTTTTACTCGGAATATTGTCCTGCCAGCCGCCAATTGCACTTCAGTAACGCCGCTCACAACCCTTCTATGTGGTGGCATGCAGCGACTGGCGAGGTGACCCCCCTCGATACGGAAGGCATGTTAATTGGGGTGGAGTTGGGCAGTCACTACACACAGAGAATGGTGCAACTCGAACCGGAAGATGTGGTGGTTTACTATACCGATGGGGTAACGGAGGCCGTCAATCCGCAGGGCGATCGGTTCGAGGAAAGTGGCCTGATCGAGGCGATTCAAATGGCAGCTCGGCGATACCCACAGCCCGAAGATATTTTGGAGAGCTTGTTCCAACAGGTGAGAGACTTTCGCCAGGGCACTGTCGAAACCAAGTTTGTGGACGATATGACCCTTGTCATCCTCAAGGTCCTGCCGCAGGAGGATTGA
- the argH gene encoding argininosuccinate lyase: MFVADSDSSAAKTWSQRFEGSLHPAIAQFNASIGFDIRLLEYDLTGSQAHARMLAHCGIISAEEADRIWAGLEQIREQSRQGQFNPGVEDEDVHYAVEHRLVELIGETGKKLHTARSRNDQVATDLRLFLRDRIDRIAAFLHTFQAALLELADSHVTTLIPGYTHLQRAQPVSLAHHLLAYFEMAQRDIERLQDVRERTNRCPLGSGALAGTTFPIDREFAANLLGFESVTANSLDAVSDRDYVVEFHAAASLIVMHLSRLSEEIVLWASQEFSFVRLTDACATGSSLMPQKKNPDVPELVRGKSGRVFGNLQGLLVTLKGLPLAYNKDLQEDKEGLFDSADTVLACLEAMTILLREGVEFRQQRLAAAVMEDFSNATDVADYLVRKGIPFRTAYQLVGKIVRTCLGNGKLLKDLSLEAWQAFDPVFEIDIYEAIAPEQVVSARTSAGGTGFEAVRSALQKAKALHAQIPSILSPHTPAARW; this comes from the coding sequence TTGTTTGTGGCTGATTCTGATTCCTCTGCTGCCAAAACTTGGAGCCAGCGCTTTGAAGGGAGCTTGCATCCGGCGATCGCCCAATTCAACGCCAGCATCGGGTTCGACATTCGCCTACTGGAATACGATCTCACCGGTTCGCAGGCCCACGCTCGCATGTTGGCCCACTGCGGTATTATCTCCGCCGAAGAGGCCGATCGCATTTGGGCGGGGTTAGAGCAAATTCGGGAGCAGTCTCGGCAGGGTCAGTTCAATCCCGGTGTCGAGGATGAAGACGTGCATTACGCTGTGGAACACCGCTTGGTGGAACTGATTGGCGAAACGGGCAAGAAGTTGCATACGGCGCGATCGCGTAACGACCAGGTAGCCACCGATCTGCGCTTGTTCCTGCGCGATCGAATCGATCGCATCGCAGCATTTCTCCACACCTTCCAAGCGGCTCTGCTGGAGTTGGCGGACAGTCACGTCACTACCTTGATTCCTGGCTACACCCACCTACAGCGGGCACAGCCGGTCAGTTTGGCCCATCACCTATTGGCCTATTTCGAAATGGCCCAACGGGACATCGAGAGACTGCAGGATGTGCGCGAGCGCACCAATCGCTGCCCGTTGGGGTCTGGGGCATTGGCGGGAACGACATTTCCGATCGATCGCGAGTTCGCGGCCAACCTGCTCGGGTTTGAGTCCGTCACGGCAAATAGCTTGGATGCGGTCAGCGATCGCGATTACGTCGTCGAATTTCATGCAGCAGCCAGTTTGATTGTGATGCATCTGAGTCGCTTGTCCGAAGAAATCGTTTTGTGGGCGTCGCAGGAGTTTAGTTTTGTGCGGCTTACCGATGCCTGTGCCACCGGCTCCAGCCTCATGCCCCAAAAGAAAAATCCCGACGTACCGGAGTTGGTGCGGGGCAAGTCGGGGCGCGTATTTGGCAATTTACAGGGGTTGCTGGTGACGCTGAAGGGGTTGCCGCTGGCCTACAACAAAGATTTGCAGGAGGACAAAGAGGGGCTGTTCGATTCTGCGGATACCGTTCTGGCCTGTTTGGAGGCCATGACGATCCTGTTGCGGGAGGGGGTGGAGTTTCGACAGCAACGATTGGCAGCGGCAGTGATGGAAGATTTTTCGAATGCCACCGATGTGGCGGACTATTTAGTCCGCAAAGGAATTCCGTTTCGGACGGCCTATCAGCTCGTGGGCAAGATTGTGCGCACCTGCTTAGGAAACGGAAAATTACTCAAAGACTTGTCCTTAGAAGCTTGGCAAGCCTTCGATCCGGTATTTGAAATCGATATTTACGAGGCGATCGCCCCCGAACAGGTGGTGTCAGCCCGCACGAGTGCGGGGGGCACGGGCTTCGAAGCCGTGCGCTCGGCCCTACAGAAGGCCAAGGCACTGCACGCTCAAATACCGTCGATCCTAAGCCCTCATACTCCGGCAGCACGGTGGTAG
- a CDS encoding folylpolyglutamate synthase/dihydrofolate synthase family protein, translating into MTASANLPPELEHFSPAAYLNSLGRFGVQLGLERMRALLKVSGQPQRGIPAIHVAGTNGKGSACAMLDAILSRSHYKTGRYTSPHLVTWQERICINGNPISDRDWRDALWQVKSFLDRYPTQLEPPTQFEIVTAAAWVYFQQQQVDCAILEVGLGGRLDATNAEIDSCLSLIVSIGRDHWQRLGNTLAEIAAEKAGIMRPGVPAIAAPQVPEVTQVLLQTAAQKGVPLQQVEPASWIEDSTIAWNGSRYRLSLQGDAQLENAAVVLAAVEQLRDRGWRIPATAVRDGLAHTTWPGRLQWSQLGDRKVLLDGSHNVPAAQILRQYVDRHFPQQAIAWCIGILATKDAEGILQILLRPGDRLYTLPIADHLALSPDELLTLARQVQPHLSLGRSLTSLDPLLSAITSQPTASTPVVICGSLYLLGQIMERYSL; encoded by the coding sequence ATGACGGCATCCGCGAACTTACCGCCCGAATTAGAGCATTTCTCTCCCGCAGCCTACCTCAATTCCCTCGGGCGTTTTGGGGTGCAATTAGGCCTAGAACGCATGCGAGCATTACTGAAAGTCTCGGGACAACCACAGCGGGGAATTCCTGCCATTCACGTAGCGGGCACGAATGGAAAGGGGTCGGCGTGCGCAATGCTGGATGCAATTTTATCGCGATCGCACTACAAAACAGGTCGCTATACCTCGCCTCACTTAGTCACCTGGCAGGAGCGCATTTGTATCAATGGCAATCCTATTTCCGATCGCGATTGGCGAGATGCCTTGTGGCAGGTGAAATCGTTCCTCGATCGCTACCCCACCCAGCTCGAACCCCCCACCCAATTCGAAATCGTGACGGCAGCAGCCTGGGTCTACTTTCAACAGCAACAGGTGGACTGCGCCATTTTAGAGGTGGGCTTGGGCGGGCGATTGGATGCTACGAATGCCGAGATCGATAGCTGTCTGAGTTTAATTGTCTCCATCGGTCGCGATCACTGGCAGCGCTTGGGGAATACGCTAGCGGAGATTGCCGCAGAAAAAGCGGGGATTATGCGCCCGGGGGTTCCGGCGATCGCCGCACCACAAGTCCCCGAAGTCACCCAAGTCCTCCTGCAAACAGCCGCACAGAAAGGCGTTCCCTTACAGCAGGTCGAGCCCGCCTCCTGGATCGAAGACAGCACGATCGCCTGGAACGGCAGCCGCTATCGCCTCAGTCTGCAGGGGGATGCCCAACTGGAAAATGCGGCCGTCGTGCTGGCGGCAGTGGAACAATTGCGCGATCGCGGCTGGAGGATTCCTGCAACTGCCGTGCGCGACGGATTGGCCCACACCACTTGGCCCGGACGACTGCAATGGTCTCAACTGGGCGATCGCAAAGTCCTGCTGGATGGCTCCCACAACGTCCCGGCAGCACAGATCTTGCGCCAATACGTCGATCGCCACTTCCCCCAACAAGCGATCGCCTGGTGCATTGGTATCCTGGCCACCAAAGACGCTGAGGGAATTTTGCAGATCTTGTTGCGCCCGGGCGATCGCCTCTATACCTTGCCGATCGCCGACCATCTGGCCTTGTCTCCCGACGAGCTGCTGACCCTCGCCCGCCAAGTGCAGCCACATCTATCGCTGGGGCGATCGCTAACCAGCTTAGACCCATTACTATCTGCCATTACCTCGCAACCGACAGCCTCGACCCCGGTGGTTATCTGCGGTTCACTTTATTTGCTCGGCCAAATTATGGAACGCTATTCACTTTAG